One Niallia circulans DNA segment encodes these proteins:
- a CDS encoding ROK family protein, whose product MYFVLDIGGTFVKYALMDTAGNISSKGKRPAPRTNLDDFEEVLFSILDDHDLSAVKGIAVSCPGTVDVDTGMIYYGGSFPFLHEVNLAKRIGDRYGKDVSIENDGKCAALAELWLGSIKEAKDAVVLVLGSGVGGGIVVDGKLHRGVNLSAGEMSFVMDKIDMTSRKAQFFGSDCSAVRMVRLIGEAKKLDDPTDGEAVFEYINNQDEEANEIFNEFCFYLASQILNLQYILDPEIFAIGGGISAQPILIERTKWAIEEIKSANSPHMANPKIDVCKFRNDANLYGALYHFFVSKEKEIVIKQ is encoded by the coding sequence ATGTATTTCGTACTTGATATCGGTGGAACGTTTGTTAAATATGCTTTGATGGATACTGCTGGGAACATTTCTTCAAAAGGGAAAAGGCCCGCGCCTCGAACGAATTTGGACGATTTTGAAGAGGTCCTGTTTAGTATTTTGGATGATCACGACTTATCAGCCGTTAAAGGGATTGCCGTAAGCTGTCCAGGGACGGTAGATGTTGATACAGGTATGATTTATTATGGAGGGTCTTTCCCATTTCTTCATGAAGTGAATTTGGCAAAAAGAATTGGGGACAGGTACGGAAAAGATGTCTCCATTGAAAATGACGGGAAATGTGCTGCTTTAGCTGAATTGTGGCTTGGCAGTATTAAAGAAGCTAAGGACGCAGTCGTATTAGTGCTCGGAAGCGGTGTAGGCGGTGGTATTGTCGTTGATGGCAAGCTGCATCGTGGAGTGAATCTGTCTGCTGGTGAAATGAGCTTTGTGATGGATAAAATAGACATGACAAGCAGGAAAGCACAATTTTTTGGCTCCGATTGTTCGGCAGTGCGCATGGTGCGTCTTATCGGAGAAGCAAAGAAGCTGGATGATCCAACAGATGGTGAAGCTGTATTTGAATACATAAACAATCAGGATGAAGAAGCTAATGAAATATTCAATGAGTTTTGTTTTTATCTAGCTTCCCAAATATTGAACCTGCAATATATTTTAGATCCGGAGATATTTGCAATTGGCGGCGGAATCAGTGCCCAGCCTATCTTAATTGAAAGAACAAAGTGGGCAATAGAGGAAATAAAGTCAGCTAATTCTCCCCATATGGCAAATCCGAAAATAGATGTTTGCAAGTTCCGAAATGATGCAAACCTATACGGGGCGCTTTATCACTTTTTTGTCAGCAAGGAAAAGGAAATAGTGATTAAACAATAG
- a CDS encoding HAD family hydrolase, with product MIKGIIFDFDGLIFDTETHQYHLLQELFTEHSCELPLELWQKEIGTHTDFSPFVYLEEQSKRKLDLKILETAFQENFISKLELEKERPGVKDYLDTAKSLGLKIGLASSSNYDWVSKHLKRLGLFDYFDCIKTSDDVEKVKPDPALYIEAARCLELQPNECIAFEDSAHGAQAAKTAGLNVVIFPNEVTNAMQFCDVDYRFDSMQAMPLADLISKYK from the coding sequence ATGATAAAAGGAATCATTTTCGACTTTGATGGGCTTATTTTTGACACAGAAACACATCAGTACCACTTACTGCAGGAGTTATTTACAGAACACAGCTGTGAATTGCCTTTAGAATTATGGCAAAAAGAAATAGGCACACACACAGATTTCTCCCCATTTGTTTACCTGGAAGAACAGTCTAAAAGAAAACTCGACTTAAAAATTTTAGAAACAGCTTTTCAAGAAAACTTTATTAGCAAGCTCGAACTAGAAAAAGAAAGACCTGGTGTTAAGGATTATCTTGATACAGCCAAATCTTTAGGTTTGAAAATTGGTCTCGCTTCAAGCTCAAATTATGATTGGGTTTCCAAGCATTTAAAGAGATTAGGTTTATTTGATTATTTTGACTGCATCAAAACCTCTGACGATGTAGAAAAAGTTAAACCAGATCCAGCTCTATACATAGAAGCTGCCCGTTGCCTTGAGCTGCAGCCAAATGAATGCATAGCATTCGAAGATTCTGCTCACGGGGCACAAGCAGCTAAAACAGCAGGCTTAAATGTTGTTATTTTCCCAAATGAAGTGACAAATGCCATGCAATTCTGTGATGTGGATTACCGCTTTGATTCCATGCAGGCAATGCCACTAGCTGATTTAATATCCAAATATAAATAA
- a CDS encoding 2-isopropylmalate synthase, with translation MKNTEKYSRGYFTPPAKSLKWTEKEYIEAAPTWCSVDLRDGNQALIVPMSLEEKLEYFQLLLEVGFKEIEVGFPAASDTEYAFLRTLIEQDLIPEDVTIQVLTQSREHIIKKTFESLKGVNKAVVHLYNSTSVAQREQVFQKSEQEIIDIAVTGAKLLKKYAAETEGNFKFQYSPESFTGTEIEFALNICNSVLDIWQPTEDNKVIINLPATVSMSMPHVYASQIEYMSEHLSFRDNVILSLHPHNDRGTGVADAELGVLAGAQRVEGTLFGNGERTGNVDIVTLALNMYSHGVEPNLNFNNIPGILAKYEKLTRMRVPERHPYGGELVFTAFSGSHQDAIAKGMKWREDKNCDYWTVPYLLIDPKDIGRQYEGDIIRINSQSGKGGIGYILKQNYGLDLPAKMRESFGYAVKRVSDNLHKELMPDEIHDIFLNEYVNIDAPVEFIEYQFTQNNSYDTTVSVKKDNTVHELSGKGNGRLDAISNALQSSLGIQYKDLVYTEHALETGSESKAVSYVGFTAANGSVYWGCGIDADIMTSSIKALFSAVNNMVSSEQPAAEQGYSLSK, from the coding sequence ATGAAAAATACCGAAAAATATTCCAGAGGTTATTTTACCCCTCCAGCTAAAAGTTTGAAATGGACAGAGAAAGAGTACATTGAAGCAGCTCCAACATGGTGCAGTGTGGATCTTCGTGATGGCAACCAAGCGCTAATTGTGCCAATGAGCCTTGAAGAAAAACTGGAATATTTTCAATTGCTATTGGAAGTTGGCTTCAAGGAAATTGAAGTTGGTTTTCCGGCAGCATCTGATACAGAATATGCCTTTTTACGGACATTAATTGAACAAGACTTAATTCCAGAGGATGTAACAATCCAAGTGCTGACACAATCCAGAGAGCATATTATTAAAAAGACGTTTGAATCTCTTAAAGGTGTTAATAAAGCAGTTGTCCATCTGTACAACTCCACATCTGTTGCACAGCGGGAACAGGTTTTCCAAAAGTCTGAACAAGAAATAATTGATATTGCCGTTACTGGCGCTAAGCTATTGAAAAAATACGCAGCAGAAACAGAAGGCAACTTCAAATTTCAATATTCGCCTGAAAGCTTCACAGGAACAGAAATAGAATTCGCACTTAACATCTGTAACAGTGTACTAGACATCTGGCAGCCAACTGAGGATAACAAGGTTATCATTAACTTGCCAGCAACTGTATCCATGTCGATGCCACATGTTTATGCAAGCCAAATTGAATACATGAGTGAGCATTTAAGCTTTCGGGACAATGTCATTCTGTCGCTACATCCACATAATGACAGAGGTACAGGTGTTGCAGATGCCGAGCTTGGAGTTCTTGCAGGTGCACAAAGGGTGGAAGGAACATTGTTCGGAAACGGGGAACGAACAGGAAATGTTGACATTGTCACACTTGCATTGAATATGTATTCACACGGCGTAGAGCCGAATTTGAATTTTAATAATATTCCTGGCATCCTAGCAAAATACGAAAAATTGACAAGAATGAGGGTTCCTGAAAGACATCCATATGGTGGAGAGCTTGTCTTTACAGCATTCTCAGGCTCCCATCAGGATGCCATTGCTAAAGGCATGAAATGGCGTGAGGACAAGAATTGCGACTATTGGACAGTCCCTTACCTTTTGATTGACCCTAAAGATATTGGGAGACAATATGAAGGAGACATTATCCGCATTAACAGCCAATCCGGTAAAGGTGGCATCGGTTATATCCTTAAACAGAATTACGGCCTTGATCTTCCTGCTAAAATGCGTGAAAGCTTTGGATATGCTGTTAAAAGAGTATCTGATAACCTTCATAAGGAGCTTATGCCTGACGAAATTCATGACATCTTCCTGAATGAATACGTCAATATAGATGCTCCTGTTGAATTCATTGAATATCAATTCACGCAAAATAACAGCTATGACACAACAGTGTCAGTGAAAAAGGACAATACCGTCCATGAATTAAGTGGTAAAGGGAACGGAAGGCTTGACGCTATCAGTAATGCCTTGCAATCCTCATTGGGTATCCAATACAAGGATTTAGTTTATACAGAGCATGCCCTTGAAACAGGTTCCGAGTCAAAAGCCGTTTCTTACGTAGGCTTTACAGCCGCAAACGGCTCCGTTTACTGGGGATGTGGAATTGATGCAGACATTATGACCTCCTCCATTAAAGCCCTGTTCAGTGCCGTTAACAATATGGTCAGCAGTGAACAGCCGGCTGCCGAGCAAGGATACTCCTTGTCTAAATAA
- a CDS encoding YitT family protein: MQSKQEFRSYSLIILGTFLVGLAFNIFLLPASITAGGVAGISIILNKLNGWSPAVVQWAINIPTFVVGYFLLGKDFSIRTFVGTMLLPTFIWLTSYLPFSVEDPLLASIYGGILSGIGIGLVFRGKGSTGGTTIFGQLIKKYTRLSSGYSQFLIDGCIVIVAMFVFDFERALYGMIAMFIIGKSIDVVQLRSSTSKLVLIVTENEQKITDLIRNEIDRGFTKVWSEGGYSNQKKALLFSVVEQSEAVYLKELIQRSDNSSFVIFLNASDIIGRGFSLPRDFPRS; the protein is encoded by the coding sequence ATGCAAAGTAAACAAGAATTTCGTTCTTATAGTTTAATTATTCTTGGAACATTTTTAGTAGGTTTGGCATTTAATATATTTCTATTGCCTGCATCTATTACGGCAGGAGGAGTAGCTGGAATAAGTATCATTTTGAACAAATTGAATGGGTGGAGCCCGGCAGTTGTACAATGGGCAATCAATATTCCAACTTTTGTTGTAGGCTATTTTCTTCTTGGTAAGGATTTCAGCATCCGCACCTTTGTTGGAACAATGTTGCTGCCAACATTTATTTGGCTGACATCGTATTTACCGTTCTCAGTAGAAGATCCATTGCTTGCTTCTATTTACGGAGGAATACTTAGCGGAATCGGGATTGGTCTTGTATTCCGTGGTAAAGGCTCTACTGGTGGGACAACAATTTTTGGACAGCTCATTAAAAAATATACTCGTTTGTCGAGTGGTTATTCACAATTTCTTATTGACGGCTGTATCGTGATAGTAGCCATGTTCGTTTTTGATTTTGAAAGAGCATTATATGGCATGATAGCCATGTTTATCATTGGAAAATCAATAGATGTCGTCCAGCTTCGTTCATCCACTTCAAAGCTAGTCTTAATAGTGACAGAAAACGAACAGAAAATTACAGATTTAATTCGTAATGAAATTGACAGAGGCTTCACAAAGGTTTGGTCTGAAGGAGGATACAGCAATCAGAAGAAGGCATTACTATTCAGTGTTGTAGAACAATCTGAGGCTGTATATTTAAAAGAACTTATCCAAAGAAGCGACAATAGTTCCTTTGTGATTTTCTTAAATGCTTCAGACATTATCGGCAGAGGATTTTCATTGCCGAGAGATTTTCCAAGAAGCTAA
- a CDS encoding IS3 family transposase (programmed frameshift), which yields MSRKFYSAEEKYEIVKAFDESLSSLKVASIYKVHHATVLEWKYKFDTFGLEGLKESSAWKKYSEELKLSAIKEYLSGGSSIREVSRMYEISHPSVLRSWIRKYNSHSELKDASQERTGSMTNESKLTWEERLHIVLDCLGNGKNYQEAADTYQVSYQQVYHWVKKYEDGGEEALKDRRGKRKEESKLTPEEKFKLQMKKLEKENERLRAENLYLKKLGGDRKEEKIKPIRFEDKYIAIQELHREENISISLLCEIVKIARSAYYKWLNRLPTSQDLLNEKIIKEMKILHEKVDSTFGYRQMTLHMNRQFKEKLNHKRIYRLMKVAGLRSIIRTKKKRYKHFTPKQVAENRLNREFTAEKPNEKWVTDVTEFKYGQSRKAYLSAIRDLYDGSIVSFVIGHSNNNRLVFKTLDQATALLLEEEHPLIHSDRGYQYTSKGFKQRIDAAKMTQSMSRVGRCIDNGPMESFWGTLKCEKYYIHKYNTFEELEHAIEEYIHFYNYERYQKRLNGLSPMEYRAQAV from the exons ATGTCTCGAAAGTTTTACTCTGCAGAAGAAAAATATGAAATAGTGAAGGCGTTTGATGAATCACTTTCTTCACTTAAAGTGGCATCCATTTATAAAGTACATCATGCCACCGTTTTGGAATGGAAATATAAGTTTGATACCTTTGGCTTAGAAGGATTAAAGGAGTCTTCCGCATGGAAAAAATATTCGGAAGAACTAAAGTTATCCGCCATAAAAGAGTATTTGTCCGGTGGTTCTTCGATTCGTGAGGTTTCTAGAATGTATGAAATATCCCATCCCTCTGTCCTCAGAAGTTGGATTAGGAAGTATAATAGTCATAGTGAATTAAAAGATGCGTCACAAGAAAGGACGGGCTCTATGACTAATGAAAGCAAACTAACTTGGGAAGAACGATTACATATTGTACTTGATTGCTTGGGGAACGGAAAAAATTATCAAGAAGCAGCGGATACGTATCAAGTTTCTTATCAACAAGTTTATCACTGGGTAAAGAAGTATGAAGATGGCGGAGAAGAAGCGTTGAAAGATAGACGTGGTAAAAGGAAAGAGGAATCAAAGCTAACTCCAGAAGAAAAATTCAAGCTTCAAATGAAAAAGCTAGAAAAAGAAAATGAACGGTTACGTGCGGAGAATTTGTATTTAAAAAAGTTGG GAGGAGATAGAAAGGAGGAGAAAATAAAGCCTATCCGATTCGAGGATAAATATATCGCTATCCAGGAGCTTCACAGGGAAGAAAACATAAGTATTTCTTTACTTTGTGAAATAGTCAAAATAGCACGATCCGCCTATTATAAATGGCTGAATCGTCTCCCTACTTCCCAGGATTTACTGAATGAAAAAATCATAAAAGAAATGAAGATTCTTCATGAAAAAGTGGATAGCACCTTCGGTTATCGTCAAATGACGCTTCACATGAATAGACAGTTTAAAGAGAAACTTAATCATAAAAGAATCTATCGACTAATGAAAGTGGCGGGCTTACGCTCGATTATCCGCACCAAGAAAAAACGTTATAAACACTTTACTCCTAAACAGGTGGCGGAAAATAGACTAAATCGAGAATTTACTGCGGAAAAACCAAATGAAAAATGGGTTACAGATGTAACGGAATTTAAGTATGGCCAATCAAGGAAGGCTTATTTAAGTGCGATTCGTGACCTTTATGATGGCTCCATTGTAAGTTTTGTTATAGGACATTCCAATAATAATAGACTTGTATTTAAGACGCTAGACCAAGCAACTGCACTATTATTAGAGGAGGAACATCCACTTATCCATAGTGATCGTGGGTATCAATATACCTCCAAAGGATTTAAGCAAAGGATAGATGCGGCGAAAATGACGCAGAGTATGTCAAGAGTTGGTCGGTGTATTGATAATGGACCGATGGAATCTTTTTGGGGAACACTGAAATGTGAGAAGTATTATATACATAAATATAATACATTTGAGGAACTTGAACATGCGATAGAGGAGTATATTCATTTTTATAATTATGAAAGATATCAAAAGCGATTAAACGGCTTAAGCCCTATGGAATATAGAGCTCAAGCTGTTTAA
- a CDS encoding amino acid permease: MSQLFRRKSVNVMISQSQNKTLSRSMGIMDLIFLGVGCVIGTGIFVVTGVVAAESAGPAIILSFVLAGIACALAAFCYAEFSSAVPLSGSVYTYTYATLGELFAFLIGWDLMMEYVLAIAAVATGWSAYFQSLIAGFNLNLPASITSAPGVGKGGLVDLPAMLIILAITALVSKGVKESIKFNNIMVFVKLAVILLFIIVGVWYVKPDNWTPFMPFGFDGIITGAATVFFAYIGFDVIATASEEVKNPGKTMPIGIIGSLAICTVLYIAVSAVLTGMIPFTQLGVGAPVSLALESVGQNSVAGIISIGAVMGITTVILALIYAQVRLSYAMSRDGLLPKMLSSVNNKTKTPFKNTWLTGIIAACIAGFVDLSTLAHLVNMGTLAAFTLISIAIIVLRKKFPELKGSFRVPFVPVLPIISALLCIGLAISLPGITWIAFVIWLAVGTVIYFVFSKKNSKLNN; this comes from the coding sequence TTGAGTCAACTTTTTCGTAGAAAATCTGTGAATGTGATGATTTCGCAATCTCAAAATAAAACGCTAAGCCGATCGATGGGGATCATGGATCTCATCTTTTTGGGTGTCGGCTGTGTAATTGGTACAGGTATTTTCGTTGTAACAGGTGTTGTAGCAGCAGAAAGTGCAGGTCCAGCCATTATTTTATCCTTTGTACTTGCAGGAATTGCTTGTGCGCTTGCAGCATTTTGTTATGCAGAATTTTCGTCGGCAGTTCCGCTGTCCGGCAGTGTTTACACATACACTTATGCAACACTAGGTGAGTTATTTGCCTTTTTAATTGGCTGGGACTTGATGATGGAATATGTTCTCGCCATAGCAGCAGTCGCAACAGGCTGGTCAGCTTACTTCCAATCCTTGATTGCAGGCTTTAATCTTAACTTGCCAGCAAGCATAACGTCAGCCCCAGGAGTAGGGAAAGGCGGGCTTGTCGATCTTCCAGCGATGCTTATTATTTTAGCTATTACTGCATTGGTTTCAAAAGGTGTAAAAGAAAGTATTAAATTCAACAATATTATGGTTTTTGTTAAACTAGCAGTTATCTTATTATTCATTATTGTCGGTGTTTGGTATGTGAAGCCAGATAACTGGACTCCATTCATGCCATTTGGCTTCGATGGGATAATTACCGGAGCAGCAACTGTTTTCTTTGCATATATTGGCTTCGATGTTATTGCAACAGCTTCTGAAGAAGTGAAAAACCCAGGTAAAACAATGCCAATCGGAATTATTGGGTCACTGGCAATTTGTACAGTACTATATATCGCTGTTTCAGCGGTCTTAACTGGAATGATTCCATTCACACAACTAGGTGTGGGTGCACCAGTCTCACTTGCATTAGAATCAGTAGGACAAAATTCAGTTGCAGGTATTATCTCAATAGGGGCTGTAATGGGAATTACAACAGTTATCCTTGCATTGATTTATGCACAAGTGCGTTTAAGCTATGCAATGAGCCGTGATGGTCTTCTGCCAAAGATGCTTTCTTCTGTTAACAACAAGACAAAAACACCATTCAAAAATACATGGCTGACAGGAATTATTGCTGCATGTATCGCTGGTTTTGTTGATTTGTCTACACTAGCTCATTTAGTTAATATGGGTACATTGGCAGCCTTTACGCTAATTTCAATTGCGATTATTGTGCTGCGTAAAAAATTCCCTGAATTGAAAGGTTCCTTCCGAGTACCATTCGTACCAGTATTGCCAATTATCAGTGCTCTTCTTTGTATTGGTTTAGCTATCAGCTTGCCAGGAATTACTTGGATTGCCTTTGTTATTTGGCTAGCAGTTGGAACGGTTATTTACTTCGTATTTTCAAAGAAAAATAGTAAATTGAATAATTAA
- a CDS encoding GNAT family N-acetyltransferase — protein MIVREIEHQDNETIATIIRHSLESVGLNIKGTAYFDPSLDNLTSYYNSLESAAYWVAMLDGEVVGGIGIAPFNEESGICELQKLYLSPKAQGKGYANLLMNTALDFAAKHFDYCYLETRQQLKAACALYEKFEFELLAKPLEGSEHSAMDAWYMKKLK, from the coding sequence ATGATTGTTAGAGAGATAGAACACCAAGATAATGAAACAATAGCTACTATCATCAGGCACTCACTTGAGTCTGTCGGTTTAAATATTAAAGGCACTGCTTATTTTGATCCATCGTTAGATAATTTGACCTCTTACTACAATTCGCTAGAATCCGCTGCCTACTGGGTGGCAATGCTTGATGGTGAGGTAGTCGGCGGTATAGGAATAGCCCCTTTCAATGAAGAAAGCGGCATTTGTGAATTACAAAAGCTATACTTAAGCCCTAAAGCCCAAGGCAAAGGCTATGCTAACCTTTTGATGAACACTGCCTTGGACTTTGCTGCAAAGCATTTTGATTATTGCTATTTGGAGACACGCCAACAATTGAAGGCTGCGTGTGCGCTCTATGAAAAGTTTGAATTTGAACTATTGGCAAAGCCATTGGAAGGGTCAGAGCACTCAGCAATGGATGCATGGTACATGAAGAAGCTGAAATAA